In a genomic window of Arachnia rubra:
- a CDS encoding permease, giving the protein MGIVVQALPFLVLGVLVSGAIAAFVPKDVLSRITPKSPLLAVPAASVAGMVLPGCECASVPVSQSLMRRGLPQAAALAFLLAAPAVNPVVLVATAVAFAGSTPMMVWARLIASLVAVIAVCWLWTGVGKAEWMKPQDGHDHTHQSKAAVFRETAMHDLLQAGGFLVIGAAVAAFMKVAVPAGFLALLTENLWLGIAVMALLAVLLSLCSEADAFVAASLPGVSPTAQLVFLVVGPMVDVKLFAMQSGAFGARFAVRFMPLTLLVCVWSAAVVGAVMFGTF; this is encoded by the coding sequence ATGGGGATCGTCGTGCAAGCTCTGCCGTTCCTCGTGCTCGGGGTGCTCGTGTCGGGCGCGATTGCCGCCTTCGTGCCGAAGGACGTGCTGTCCCGGATTACCCCCAAGTCCCCGTTGCTGGCGGTGCCGGCCGCGAGCGTCGCGGGCATGGTGCTGCCGGGCTGTGAATGTGCCTCGGTGCCAGTGTCGCAGTCACTGATGCGGCGAGGGCTCCCGCAGGCTGCTGCGCTGGCCTTCCTACTGGCCGCCCCCGCCGTCAATCCGGTGGTGCTCGTCGCAACGGCCGTGGCCTTCGCTGGCAGCACCCCCATGATGGTGTGGGCGCGGCTGATCGCCTCTCTGGTCGCGGTCATCGCGGTGTGCTGGCTGTGGACTGGCGTGGGCAAGGCCGAATGGATGAAGCCTCAGGACGGGCATGACCACACTCATCAGTCCAAAGCAGCTGTTTTCCGTGAGACCGCGATGCACGACCTGCTGCAGGCGGGCGGTTTCCTGGTGATCGGGGCGGCTGTGGCGGCGTTCATGAAGGTGGCGGTGCCCGCCGGCTTCCTCGCCCTCCTGACTGAGAACCTGTGGCTCGGGATCGCGGTCATGGCTTTGCTGGCGGTGCTGCTCTCGCTGTGCTCCGAGGCAGATGCCTTCGTCGCAGCCTCCCTGCCGGGGGTTTCCCCGACAGCTCAGCTCGTGTTCCTGGTGGTTGGGCCCATGGTGGACGTGAAGCTGTTCGCCATGCAATCCGGTGCCTTTGGGGCGAGGTTTGCCGTCCGCTTCATGCCGTTGACGCTGCTGGTGTGTGTCTGGTCGGCTGCCGTGGTCGGGGCCGTCATGTTCGGCACCTTCTAG
- the araB gene encoding ribulokinase, whose product MSKAVVGIDFGTLSGRAVVVSVADGKILASAEHSYPHGVIDRELEGQQLPPDWALQVPADYLEVLGKAVPQAVADSGVSPGDVVGLAVDFTSCTVFPTDSSYAPLCEKPEFARRPHAYVKLWKHHASQQQGKVVNKVLAELAPETLARYGGEVSADWQLAKALALFEEDREVWDAASHFVEAGDWIIQRLTGELAASMSLAGYKGNFVDGSHPPAEVLEAMAPGFSRLLELLPQPVAKPGDRVGSLTAEAAALTGLPEGIAVAAANIDAHATVPAANACEPGQLTLIMGTSTCHMMTSESFGEVPGIGGIVPDGIVKGLWGYEAGQAGVGDIFGWFVDTCVPPAYVEAAAAKGIGVHEYLTELAAAQQVGEHGLLALDWHSGNRSILDDTELTGLMLGLTLTTTPEDQYRALLEATAFGTRVIIEAFREAGVEVGDLVVAGGLVKNPLLMQIYADVTNLPLAICPSVASGAHGSAIYAAVAAGEYPDVREAAPVMAHREVTPETTFTPIPENVAAYDDLYREYRVLHDYFGKGRNEVMHHLKACRKQILVTKSQG is encoded by the coding sequence ATGAGCAAAGCAGTTGTAGGAATCGATTTCGGCACCCTCTCGGGGCGGGCGGTCGTCGTATCTGTGGCGGACGGGAAGATTCTCGCGAGCGCTGAGCACAGCTACCCGCACGGGGTGATCGATCGTGAGCTGGAAGGACAGCAGCTGCCTCCGGATTGGGCTCTGCAGGTGCCCGCCGACTATCTGGAGGTTCTGGGCAAGGCGGTGCCCCAGGCCGTTGCCGACTCGGGTGTGTCGCCCGGTGATGTCGTCGGCCTGGCTGTCGACTTCACCTCCTGCACGGTCTTCCCCACCGACTCGTCCTATGCGCCGCTGTGTGAGAAGCCTGAGTTTGCCAGGCGTCCTCATGCCTACGTGAAGCTGTGGAAGCATCACGCCTCCCAGCAGCAGGGCAAGGTCGTCAACAAGGTTTTGGCTGAGCTGGCACCAGAAACCCTGGCCCGCTATGGCGGAGAGGTGTCGGCGGACTGGCAGCTGGCGAAGGCCCTGGCCCTGTTCGAAGAGGACCGGGAGGTCTGGGATGCGGCCAGTCATTTCGTGGAGGCCGGCGACTGGATCATCCAGCGTCTCACCGGCGAGCTGGCGGCCTCCATGTCGCTGGCCGGGTACAAGGGGAACTTCGTGGACGGCTCCCACCCACCGGCTGAGGTCCTGGAAGCGATGGCTCCCGGTTTCTCCCGGCTGCTTGAGCTGCTGCCGCAGCCGGTGGCAAAGCCCGGTGACCGCGTGGGATCGCTGACAGCCGAGGCGGCGGCGCTGACCGGCTTGCCGGAGGGCATCGCCGTCGCAGCCGCGAACATCGACGCCCACGCGACGGTGCCTGCCGCGAACGCCTGCGAACCAGGACAGCTGACGCTCATCATGGGCACCTCGACGTGTCACATGATGACCTCGGAGAGCTTTGGCGAGGTGCCGGGAATCGGCGGCATCGTGCCGGACGGGATCGTGAAGGGTCTGTGGGGCTATGAGGCCGGGCAGGCCGGGGTCGGTGACATCTTCGGCTGGTTTGTCGACACCTGTGTCCCGCCGGCATATGTCGAGGCAGCCGCGGCCAAGGGCATAGGCGTACACGAGTACCTCACCGAGCTGGCCGCAGCGCAGCAGGTCGGTGAGCATGGGCTGCTGGCCCTCGACTGGCATTCGGGGAACCGGTCGATCCTGGATGACACCGAGCTGACCGGTCTCATGCTCGGTCTCACGCTGACCACCACACCGGAGGATCAGTACCGGGCGCTGCTGGAGGCGACGGCCTTCGGCACCCGGGTGATCATCGAGGCCTTCCGGGAGGCGGGCGTCGAGGTGGGTGACCTGGTGGTCGCGGGAGGGCTGGTCAAGAACCCGCTGCTGATGCAGATCTACGCGGACGTGACCAACCTGCCGCTGGCGATCTGCCCGTCGGTGGCCTCAGGCGCCCACGGGTCGGCGATCTATGCCGCGGTCGCCGCCGGTGAATACCCGGATGTCCGAGAGGCAGCCCCGGTGATGGCCCACCGGGAAGTGACCCCGGAGACCACATTCACCCCCATCCCGGAGAATGTCGCCGCCTACGACGACCTATACCGGGAATACCGGGTGCTGCATGATTACTTCGGGAAAGGCCGCAACGAGGTCATGCACCACCTCAAGGCATGCCGCAAACAGATCCTTGTGACCAAGTCGCAAGGCTGA
- a CDS encoding TIGR03943 family putative permease subunit, with the protein METTRKTDPPVRVAWQVLGATLVLLLATVVFVMAVSGSFRNYLQDWLGPWLLAAAVAMGALALWTLLDATDKVAGLRGDSHGHGSPRVALLLLVPTLLFAVSAPASLGASAAGAAPAKTKPTTSNTVEFPPLPADSVTEMSVQDFEDRYAFGDPTLLAGRPVRLLGFVARQADLAAGQWSVNRFRIYCCVADATLFTVPVEGADRPEGDNAWVEVEGVVDLDASGEHPVLTASSVRVVQQPEDPYL; encoded by the coding sequence ATGGAGACAACACGAAAGACCGATCCGCCTGTCCGCGTAGCATGGCAGGTCCTGGGAGCCACCCTGGTGCTCCTGTTGGCCACGGTCGTCTTCGTAATGGCGGTCTCCGGGAGTTTCCGTAACTATCTTCAGGACTGGCTTGGCCCCTGGCTGCTGGCAGCTGCTGTCGCCATGGGCGCTTTGGCGCTCTGGACGCTGCTCGACGCCACAGACAAGGTAGCGGGGCTGAGGGGAGACAGTCACGGGCACGGTTCCCCGCGGGTGGCATTGCTGCTGCTGGTGCCCACGCTGCTGTTCGCCGTCTCGGCCCCGGCGTCACTCGGCGCCAGTGCGGCTGGTGCCGCTCCGGCCAAAACGAAGCCGACGACGTCGAACACCGTGGAATTCCCGCCGCTGCCCGCTGATTCCGTGACCGAGATGTCCGTGCAGGACTTCGAGGACCGCTACGCGTTCGGTGATCCTACGCTGCTGGCCGGGCGGCCAGTTCGGCTGCTGGGCTTCGTAGCCAGGCAGGCGGACCTGGCGGCGGGGCAGTGGAGTGTGAACCGGTTCCGTATCTACTGCTGTGTGGCGGATGCCACCCTGTTCACCGTCCCCGTCGAAGGCGCCGACAGACCTGAGGGCGACAACGCCTGGGTTGAGGTTGAGGGAGTGGTGGACCTCGACGCCAGCGGAGAGCATCCTGTGCTCACGGCCTCCAGCGTGAGAGTGGTCCAGCAGCCGGAGGACCCCTACCTGTGA
- a CDS encoding glycoside hydrolase family 65 protein: MRWIASDPLNRFRFPTDPWRLVEVEPGLDDLGVTETLFSIGNGYLGMRGNPEEGRKSYAHGTFINGFHETWTIRHAEAAFGFASTGQTIVNVPDAKLIKIYVDDEPLTLGQSDLDHYERALDFRSGSLTRDLVWRTPAGKRVQLRSRRMVSFTDRHLTLFEIELTMLEGDAPIVLSSQVVNRQDGFDDYRQPGQNEEGFDPRRAGKLDGRVLQPRSQWHDDQRMALGYETTDSHMTLCVAVEHSLETANAYEVISRIEEDQAKQVYRIEARAGVPIVIRKAVAYHTSRGVPVTELFDRCRRTLDRVTERGFDSFFEAQRAWLNQFWTDSDVEVGGQPAIQQAVRWCLFQLAQATARSDQLGIPAKGVTGSGYEGHYFWDTEVYLVPFLTYTAPRVARNALRYRVSLLPKAKERAQMLSQEGALFPWRTINGEEASAYYAAGTAQYHIDADIAHAFAKYRDITGDTDFLYRDGAAVLVETARMWADLGFWRTEADGSKRFHIHGVTGPDEYTAVVNNNMFTNVMARANLRLAAELMQELEESDPSCWERLVQTLDVVPEEIEEWKACAEGMLIPFDETFGIHPQDEKFLFSELWDLENTPADKFPLLLHFHPLVIYRFQVLKQADVVLALFLQGDQFTLAQKRADFEYYDPITTGDSTLSGVVQSVIAAEVGYQDMAMQYFLTGLYVDLADLHANSRDGVHIASTGGVWNALVFGFGGLRDYHGDISFDPRLPKDWEYLRFPLQIRGSRLRVMLERDAIFFEVETGGPVEVSVRGQRFVIKPGAQTRVPLEHQGEELPSLKGRHPVTGVRRGDGSVITANVPEAHDQDPVAAD, encoded by the coding sequence ATGCGCTGGATTGCCTCTGACCCGTTGAACCGGTTCCGCTTCCCGACCGATCCCTGGCGTCTCGTGGAGGTGGAGCCCGGCCTCGATGACCTCGGCGTCACAGAGACCCTGTTCTCGATCGGCAACGGCTATCTCGGGATGCGCGGCAACCCGGAGGAAGGACGCAAGTCCTACGCCCATGGCACCTTCATCAATGGCTTCCACGAGACCTGGACTATCAGGCACGCCGAGGCGGCCTTCGGGTTCGCCAGCACTGGCCAGACCATCGTGAACGTGCCCGATGCGAAACTCATCAAGATCTACGTCGACGATGAGCCGCTCACGCTGGGACAGTCCGACCTCGATCACTACGAGCGCGCCCTCGACTTCCGGTCAGGCAGCCTAACCCGTGACCTGGTCTGGCGCACCCCTGCAGGCAAGCGGGTACAGCTGCGTTCCCGCCGCATGGTCAGTTTCACCGACCGGCACTTGACGCTGTTCGAGATCGAGCTGACCATGCTGGAGGGCGATGCCCCGATCGTCCTCAGCTCCCAGGTGGTTAACCGCCAGGATGGCTTCGACGACTACCGCCAGCCCGGGCAGAACGAGGAGGGATTCGACCCGCGCCGCGCGGGCAAGCTCGATGGCCGAGTGCTGCAGCCGCGTAGTCAGTGGCACGACGACCAGCGGATGGCACTCGGATACGAGACCACCGATTCCCACATGACGCTGTGCGTGGCGGTTGAACACTCCCTCGAGACCGCGAACGCCTACGAGGTGATCTCCAGGATCGAGGAGGACCAGGCGAAGCAGGTCTACCGGATTGAGGCGCGTGCCGGGGTGCCGATCGTGATCCGCAAAGCCGTGGCTTATCACACCTCCCGCGGCGTGCCTGTCACAGAGCTCTTCGACCGGTGCCGCCGCACCCTGGACCGGGTCACCGAACGGGGTTTCGACTCGTTCTTCGAGGCGCAACGCGCCTGGCTCAATCAGTTCTGGACCGACTCGGATGTCGAGGTGGGCGGGCAGCCCGCCATCCAGCAGGCCGTCCGCTGGTGCCTGTTCCAGCTGGCCCAGGCCACGGCCCGATCCGATCAGCTCGGGATCCCGGCCAAGGGGGTCACGGGGTCGGGGTACGAGGGGCATTACTTCTGGGACACCGAGGTGTACCTGGTGCCCTTCCTGACCTACACCGCCCCGCGAGTGGCTCGTAACGCCCTGCGGTACCGCGTCAGCCTGCTGCCGAAGGCGAAGGAGCGTGCTCAGATGCTCAGCCAGGAGGGGGCGCTTTTCCCGTGGCGCACCATCAACGGTGAGGAGGCTTCTGCCTACTACGCTGCAGGTACCGCCCAGTACCACATCGATGCCGACATCGCGCATGCCTTTGCCAAGTACCGCGACATCACAGGGGACACCGACTTCCTGTACCGTGACGGTGCCGCTGTGCTGGTGGAGACGGCGAGGATGTGGGCGGACCTGGGTTTCTGGCGGACAGAGGCCGATGGGTCGAAACGATTCCACATCCATGGCGTCACCGGTCCCGACGAGTACACGGCCGTGGTGAACAACAACATGTTCACCAACGTGATGGCGCGGGCGAACCTCAGGCTCGCAGCCGAACTGATGCAGGAGCTGGAGGAGAGCGACCCGTCCTGTTGGGAGCGGCTGGTGCAGACCCTGGACGTGGTGCCGGAGGAGATAGAGGAGTGGAAGGCCTGCGCTGAGGGCATGCTCATCCCCTTCGACGAGACCTTCGGCATCCACCCCCAGGATGAGAAGTTCCTGTTCAGCGAACTCTGGGACCTGGAGAACACTCCGGCGGACAAGTTCCCGTTGCTGCTGCACTTCCATCCGCTGGTCATCTACCGGTTCCAGGTGCTGAAACAGGCTGATGTGGTGCTGGCACTGTTCCTGCAGGGGGACCAGTTCACCCTGGCGCAGAAACGCGCCGACTTCGAGTACTACGACCCCATCACCACGGGGGACTCCACCCTGTCAGGGGTGGTGCAGTCTGTGATCGCGGCAGAGGTCGGCTACCAGGACATGGCCATGCAGTATTTCCTCACCGGGCTCTATGTGGATCTGGCGGACCTGCACGCCAATTCCAGGGACGGGGTGCATATCGCCTCGACCGGGGGAGTGTGGAATGCCTTGGTCTTCGGGTTCGGCGGGCTGCGTGACTACCACGGCGACATCAGTTTTGACCCGCGCCTGCCCAAAGACTGGGAGTACCTGAGGTTTCCCCTCCAGATCCGTGGCTCCCGTCTGCGGGTGATGCTGGAGCGCGACGCCATCTTCTTTGAGGTCGAGACCGGCGGGCCGGTGGAGGTCAGCGTGCGTGGGCAGCGTTTTGTGATCAAACCTGGAGCACAGACCCGGGTTCCGCTGGAACACCAGGGTGAGGAGCTGCCCTCCCTGAAGGGGCGCCACCCGGTGACGGGGGTGCGGCGCGGCGACGGCTCCGTTATCACGGCGAACGTGCCCGAGGCTCATGACCAGGACCCGGTGGCGGCTGACTGA
- a CDS encoding excalibur calcium-binding domain-containing protein has protein sequence MKTIWYKTRWVAAGLAGIVGLGLGSGMGEHKQQPAAVPGVQTTVSVTPAPIVETVTVAATATAVETIETTATATETIPAETMPSTDAPTTVSPSESTPTAKETMQQSEVYYKSCAEAKAAGVAPMRKGEPGYRPELDRDKDGVACDK, from the coding sequence ATGAAAACTATTTGGTACAAGACACGCTGGGTGGCAGCGGGGCTTGCCGGGATTGTGGGTCTCGGGCTTGGCAGCGGGATGGGGGAGCACAAACAACAACCCGCTGCTGTCCCGGGTGTGCAGACCACCGTCTCTGTTACGCCTGCCCCTATCGTGGAGACAGTTACGGTCGCAGCGACAGCCACTGCTGTTGAAACTATTGAGACGACGGCCACCGCAACCGAGACCATACCGGCGGAGACCATGCCGTCTACAGACGCCCCCACAACTGTGTCACCCTCAGAGTCGACCCCCACAGCAAAAGAAACCATGCAGCAGTCAGAGGTCTATTACAAGAGCTGTGCAGAGGCCAAGGCGGCTGGGGTTGCTCCCATGCGCAAGGGCGAGCCTGGTTATCGCCCTGAGCTTGACCGGGATAAGGACGGAGTGGCCTGCGACAAGTGA